A region of Nitrospinota bacterium DNA encodes the following proteins:
- a CDS encoding sulfurtransferase TusA family protein produces the protein MSAVTALAQPETARAAELNELYAAVDDFAAGRINREQFKAERLKFGIYAQRQDGYYMVRTKIPSGLIAREAFFTMAAAAKEYGDGKAHLTTRQDIQIYYVPLEGLAPLITSLYHAGIKTVGAGGNTVRNITTSHPSGAYGDELFDVGPLARALSDYLLESPLSKGLPRKIKITFSASPTDAAGAFVDDIGFVAVQPKDGGHRHGFRMLVGGGQGSAPRLGKTLEEFVPADKVHEAALAVLKVFNRNGQRTVRSRARLKYYLETVGFENFKGLYRQELAAQGALPPLKVALGSSPATLGETIEVNPLAGDVSSAQMEQIGLLLGDNNGVYTRISKAGGLIFYGVEPLKAQSFRSGLINAGLVPQVKNCGACLLSCRGSSSCNEGITNSQGLTKQIDGIVRKYSALDGFMNLSVAVSGCANSCARHHTADIGLQGAARKVDGKLAPHYQFYLGGIGSGPEPKFAAQAGRVLARRAPEALEVVLKLILAERNSGESVADVFKRLGAKSFEEILKPFASPDDTSQIYVDWDADEEFSLEGVKPGECAGAAQELIEGLFNQSALSLAEAKAALASGDLALVRRQTKSSAINGVRGLLAAYGLDPVTEQELLNEFNAKFASRGALADGVFAELLSEPGEGEAIAAQRLTAAESFHQNVLAVYGSLNGGAIPAVETKKVDVLDLTGVKCPYNFVKVKLALEGLAVGAQMDVILDEGAPIKNVPESLKNEGHLVLSITPYEGGRFLLRLKKS, from the coding sequence ATGAGCGCCGTCACAGCATTGGCCCAGCCGGAAACAGCCAGGGCCGCTGAATTAAACGAGCTTTACGCCGCTGTGGACGATTTTGCGGCTGGCCGCATCAACCGCGAGCAGTTCAAGGCTGAACGGTTAAAATTCGGTATCTACGCCCAGCGCCAGGACGGGTATTACATGGTCCGCACCAAGATACCCTCCGGCCTTATCGCCAGGGAGGCTTTTTTCACAATGGCCGCCGCCGCAAAAGAATATGGTGACGGGAAGGCCCACCTGACCACGCGGCAGGACATACAAATATATTACGTGCCACTGGAGGGGCTTGCGCCGCTGATCACATCCCTTTACCACGCCGGGATAAAAACTGTGGGCGCGGGGGGTAACACCGTGCGCAACATCACCACCAGCCACCCCTCCGGGGCTTATGGCGATGAGCTTTTCGACGTGGGCCCATTGGCCCGGGCTTTGTCGGACTACCTGCTGGAAAGCCCCCTTTCCAAGGGCCTGCCGAGGAAAATAAAAATCACCTTTTCGGCCAGCCCAACGGACGCCGCGGGGGCCTTTGTGGACGACATCGGCTTTGTGGCGGTACAGCCCAAAGATGGCGGCCACAGACATGGATTCAGGATGCTGGTGGGTGGCGGGCAAGGCTCCGCCCCGCGTCTCGGCAAGACACTGGAAGAATTCGTGCCTGCGGATAAAGTTCATGAAGCGGCGCTGGCGGTGCTGAAAGTTTTCAACCGGAACGGCCAGAGGACAGTCCGGAGCCGGGCCAGGCTGAAGTATTACCTGGAAACCGTGGGGTTCGAGAATTTCAAGGGCCTGTACCGGCAGGAGCTGGCCGCCCAAGGCGCCCTTCCGCCTTTAAAAGTTGCATTGGGCTCTTCGCCAGCGACTTTGGGAGAAACCATCGAGGTAAATCCGCTGGCCGGGGATGTCTCTTCGGCGCAGATGGAACAGATTGGTCTGCTTCTGGGCGATAACAACGGTGTTTACACCCGGATATCAAAAGCCGGAGGGCTTATATTTTATGGCGTCGAGCCGCTGAAGGCCCAATCCTTCCGGTCGGGGCTCATCAACGCCGGGCTGGTTCCCCAGGTTAAAAACTGCGGGGCGTGCCTGCTGTCGTGCAGAGGCTCCTCCTCGTGCAACGAGGGCATAACCAATTCCCAGGGGCTTACAAAGCAGATAGACGGGATTGTGCGGAAATACTCCGCGCTGGACGGATTTATGAATCTTTCCGTGGCTGTTAGCGGATGCGCCAACTCCTGCGCGCGGCACCACACGGCCGACATCGGCCTGCAAGGCGCCGCCAGGAAGGTGGATGGCAAGCTGGCGCCCCATTACCAGTTCTACCTGGGCGGCATTGGATCCGGGCCGGAGCCGAAATTCGCCGCGCAAGCGGGCCGGGTTTTAGCAAGGCGGGCGCCGGAGGCTCTGGAGGTGGTATTGAAACTGATCCTTGCCGAACGGAATTCAGGTGAGAGCGTAGCGGATGTTTTCAAAAGGCTGGGCGCGAAAAGCTTCGAGGAGATTTTGAAGCCGTTCGCCTCGCCGGATGACACTTCGCAAATTTACGTGGATTGGGACGCTGATGAGGAGTTCAGCCTGGAGGGTGTGAAACCGGGCGAATGCGCCGGGGCCGCCCAGGAGCTTATTGAGGGGTTGTTCAACCAGTCGGCCCTGAGCCTTGCGGAGGCGAAAGCCGCCCTGGCCAGTGGAGACCTGGCGCTGGTCCGCCGCCAAACGAAAAGCTCCGCCATAAACGGCGTGCGCGGATTGCTGGCGGCCTATGGGCTGGACCCGGTTACCGAGCAGGAGCTACTAAACGAGTTCAACGCCAAGTTCGCGTCGCGTGGAGCCTTGGCGGATGGCGTTTTCGCGGAGCTTTTGTCCGAACCGGGCGAGGGTGAGGCTATCGCCGCTCAAAGGCTGACCGCGGCGGAATCGTTCCACCAGAACGTGTTGGCGGTGTACGGGTCGCTAAACGGCGGCGCAATACCCGCCGTGGAAACCAAGAAGGTGGATGTACTGGACCTGACCGGTGTGAAGTGCCCCTATAACTTCGTTAAGGTGAAGCTGGCGCTGGAAGGGCTGGCGGTTGGTGCGCAGATGGACGTTATTCTGGACGAAGGAGCGCCTATTAAAAACGTGCCGGAAAGCCTGAAGAACGAGGGTCACTTGGTTTTATCCATCACCCCTTACGAGGGGGGAAGGTTCCTGCTTCGTTTAAAGAAGTCGTAA
- a CDS encoding phosphoadenylyl-sulfate reductase, with product MAGPFGNEEQSLTTLVDSLHFAEKVERAKKLLAWAFENYGDQAVVANSLGKDSMVVWDLAKKVNPDVKGFIVTTQFKPVETIDFMNDLVKENPGLKIYKSDKEVGDLYKTNPDLCCQLLKVEPVRRAVEEMDVSCWITGLRCTEGRTRTDFKEIEERDKGLIKLNPILLFKEREVWQYLAIYGVKVNQLYGVGYRSLGCAPCTHITADENERAGRWINTSKCGGECGIHTQPLKKEKEAATPA from the coding sequence ATGGCGGGGCCATTTGGAAATGAAGAACAAAGTCTGACTACGCTGGTGGATTCCCTCCATTTCGCGGAGAAGGTGGAGCGGGCCAAAAAGCTTTTGGCCTGGGCGTTCGAAAACTATGGGGATCAGGCCGTGGTGGCCAACAGTCTCGGCAAAGACTCCATGGTGGTTTGGGACCTGGCCAAAAAGGTGAACCCGGACGTGAAGGGTTTCATAGTCACCACCCAGTTCAAGCCGGTGGAGACCATAGATTTCATGAACGACCTGGTGAAGGAAAACCCGGGGCTGAAAATATACAAATCCGACAAGGAAGTGGGCGACCTTTACAAAACCAATCCGGACCTCTGCTGTCAGTTGCTGAAAGTGGAACCGGTGCGCCGCGCCGTGGAGGAGATGGACGTCTCCTGCTGGATAACCGGCCTGCGTTGCACCGAGGGCAGGACCCGCACCGATTTTAAGGAAATCGAAGAGCGTGACAAGGGGCTTATTAAGCTAAATCCCATTCTCCTTTTCAAGGAGCGGGAGGTTTGGCAGTACCTGGCGATCTACGGGGTGAAGGTGAACCAGCTTTACGGCGTGGGGTACCGCTCTTTGGGATGCGCCCCCTGCACGCACATCACCGCCGACGAGAACGAGCGCGCCGGGAGGTGGATAAACACCTCCAAGTGCGGAGGCGAGTGCGGTATCCACACCCAGCCTCTTAAGAAGGAGAAGGAAGCGGCCACCCCGGCTTAA
- a CDS encoding Rrf2 family transcriptional regulator, producing the protein MKFSAKFEYALLALLYLKCEPDEAPVSGKTLSEKLNIPYRFLEQILSDLKKAGLTRSVRGYQGGYTLNRGPEEISLYDIFQVTEGKMEPWDCGITSSAKCGQDHNFCVINQFYADFKSTFSDLLKSYTLARLCAQNQALKMSAGLMRVAAPVVVGG; encoded by the coding sequence GTGAAATTTTCAGCCAAGTTTGAATATGCCTTGCTGGCTCTTCTATATCTAAAATGCGAGCCCGACGAGGCTCCGGTTTCGGGTAAAACGCTTTCGGAAAAGCTGAACATCCCATACCGGTTTTTGGAACAAATCCTGTCCGACCTTAAAAAGGCCGGGCTTACGAGAAGCGTGCGCGGATACCAGGGGGGATACACCTTGAACCGTGGCCCGGAGGAGATTTCCCTGTACGACATTTTCCAGGTAACCGAAGGGAAGATGGAACCTTGGGATTGCGGGATAACATCCTCCGCCAAATGCGGCCAGGACCATAACTTCTGTGTGATAAACCAGTTTTACGCCGATTTTAAGAGCACCTTCAGCGACCTTCTCAAAAGCTACACCCTGGCCCGCCTGTGCGCCCAGAACCAGGCGCTGAAGATGAGCGCCGGGCTGATGCGCGTGGCGGCCCCGGTGGTGGTGGGAGGTTAG
- the rho gene encoding transcription termination factor Rho — MNIGSLKDKTINELTDIATQFNIEGIRGLRKQELMFKILEAQTEQEGLIYGEGVLEILPDGFGFLRAPSFNYLPGPDDIYVSPSQIRKFDLRTGDTISGQIRPPKENERYFALLKVETINFEVPEAQKDKILFDNLTPIYPHKRFVMESAPENMSGRVLDLVCPIGKGQRALIVSPPRAGKTMLMQSIANSITKNHPDSVLIVLLIDERPEEVTDMERSVKGEIISSTFDEPPTRHVQVAEMVIEKAKRLVERKKDVVILLDSITRLARAYNTIVPPSGKVLSGGIDSNALQRPKRFFGAARNLEEGGSLTIIATALVDTGSRMDDVIFEEFKGTGNMEVHLDRRLADRRVFPAIDISRSGTRKEELLLDQDDLRRVWVLRKVLQPMDSIEAMELLIDKMRSAKTNKKFLESMNA; from the coding sequence CTGAACATAGGCTCGCTGAAGGATAAAACCATAAACGAGCTTACCGACATAGCCACCCAGTTCAACATCGAAGGCATCCGCGGCCTGCGCAAGCAGGAGCTGATGTTCAAGATACTGGAGGCGCAGACCGAGCAGGAGGGGCTAATTTACGGCGAGGGCGTTCTGGAGATCCTGCCGGACGGTTTCGGGTTCCTGCGGGCCCCTTCCTTTAACTATCTGCCCGGCCCGGACGACATTTACGTTTCCCCCAGCCAGATAAGGAAGTTCGACCTGCGCACCGGGGATACCATCTCAGGCCAGATCCGCCCCCCCAAGGAGAACGAGCGCTATTTCGCCCTGTTGAAGGTGGAAACGATAAACTTCGAAGTCCCCGAGGCCCAGAAAGACAAGATACTTTTCGACAACCTGACCCCCATCTATCCCCACAAGCGGTTTGTGATGGAATCCGCGCCGGAGAACATGTCCGGCCGGGTGCTGGACCTGGTTTGCCCCATCGGCAAGGGCCAGCGGGCGCTTATAGTTTCGCCGCCCCGGGCCGGTAAAACCATGCTGATGCAGTCCATAGCCAACTCCATCACGAAAAACCATCCGGACTCCGTCCTGATAGTCCTGCTCATAGACGAGCGGCCGGAAGAGGTGACGGACATGGAGCGGAGCGTCAAGGGGGAGATAATCAGCTCCACCTTCGACGAGCCCCCCACCCGCCACGTGCAGGTGGCCGAGATGGTCATAGAAAAAGCGAAAAGGCTGGTGGAGCGCAAAAAGGACGTGGTTATCCTGCTGGACTCCATTACAAGGCTGGCCCGCGCCTATAACACCATCGTACCCCCGTCGGGCAAGGTGCTTTCAGGCGGTATAGACTCCAACGCGCTCCAGCGCCCAAAACGCTTCTTCGGCGCGGCCCGCAACCTGGAGGAGGGGGGCTCGCTCACCATAATCGCCACGGCGCTGGTGGACACCGGCTCCCGGATGGACGACGTTATTTTTGAAGAGTTTAAGGGCACCGGCAACATGGAGGTGCATCTGGACCGCCGCTTGGCTGACCGGCGCGTGTTCCCGGCCATAGACATAAGCCGCTCCGGCACCCGCAAAGAGGAGCTTCTGCTGGATCAAGACGACCTGCGCCGGGTATGGGTGCTAAGGAAGGTGCTCCAGCCGATGGACTCCATAGAGGCCATGGAGCTTCTGATAGACAAGATGCGGAGCGCCAAGACTAACAAGAAATTCCTGGAGTCAATGAACGCTTAA
- the rpmE gene encoding 50S ribosomal protein L31, whose amino-acid sequence MKKDIHPEYIDCEIHCACGSAVKTRATVPVMKVDICSACHPFYTGKQKLIDTAGRIEKFQRRYGKSQDAAAKA is encoded by the coding sequence ATGAAAAAGGATATCCATCCGGAATATATAGACTGCGAAATTCACTGCGCCTGCGGTAGCGCCGTGAAGACCAGGGCCACCGTGCCCGTGATGAAGGTGGACATTTGCTCCGCCTGCCATCCGTTCTATACCGGCAAGCAGAAGCTTATCGACACCGCCGGGCGCATAGAGAAATTCCAGCGCAGATACGGCAAGTCCCAGGACGCGGCGGCAAAGGCTTAA
- the prfA gene encoding peptide chain release factor 1, with product MFAALDSIERKFDSINEKMADQAIASDPSAYEKLAREIKELRPVVTFYRDYRKQKEKLDEALAVINEGVDKDLMELAAEEKAELAPIIEKMERDLRLMLLPKDENDEKNVILEIRAGTGGDEAGLFAAELFRMYCRYAERQKWKVEILSINETGIGGLKEVIASINGRGVYSRLKFESGVHRVQRVPATEAQGRIHTSAVTVAILPEAGEVDVDIDPNDLRIDVFRAGGHGGQSVNTTDSAVRITHIPTGLVVSMQDEKSQHKNKAKAMKVLAARLKDQKEREEAAKRSAERKSQVGTGDRSERIRTYNFPQGRVSDHRINLTLYKLEIFMTGEIDEMLDALTFASQEAALRAQADKETAGV from the coding sequence ATGTTCGCCGCGTTAGACAGCATCGAAAGAAAGTTCGACTCCATCAACGAGAAGATGGCCGACCAGGCCATCGCCTCCGATCCTTCCGCCTACGAGAAGCTGGCCAGGGAGATAAAAGAACTGCGCCCCGTGGTCACTTTCTACCGGGATTACCGCAAGCAAAAGGAGAAGCTGGACGAGGCGCTGGCGGTGATAAACGAAGGGGTGGATAAGGACCTTATGGAACTGGCCGCCGAGGAAAAAGCCGAACTGGCCCCCATAATTGAGAAAATGGAGCGGGACCTGCGGTTGATGCTCCTGCCCAAAGACGAAAACGACGAGAAGAACGTTATCCTTGAAATCCGCGCCGGAACCGGCGGGGACGAGGCGGGACTTTTCGCGGCGGAACTTTTCCGCATGTACTGCAGGTACGCCGAACGTCAGAAGTGGAAGGTGGAAATACTCTCCATCAACGAGACGGGCATCGGCGGGTTGAAAGAGGTCATCGCCTCCATCAACGGGCGGGGGGTCTATTCCCGGCTGAAATTCGAGAGCGGCGTCCACCGCGTCCAGCGCGTTCCGGCCACCGAGGCGCAGGGGAGGATCCACACCTCGGCGGTGACGGTGGCCATCCTGCCGGAGGCGGGAGAGGTGGATGTGGACATAGACCCCAACGACCTGCGGATAGACGTGTTCCGCGCCGGGGGGCATGGCGGCCAGTCGGTTAACACCACGGACTCGGCGGTGCGCATCACCCACATCCCCACGGGGCTGGTGGTGTCCATGCAGGACGAGAAATCGCAACACAAGAACAAGGCCAAGGCCATGAAGGTGCTGGCGGCCCGGTTGAAGGATCAAAAAGAGCGGGAAGAAGCCGCCAAACGCTCCGCCGAGCGCAAGAGCCAGGTGGGTACCGGCGACCGGAGCGAACGCATCCGCACCTATAACTTTCCCCAGGGCCGGGTGAGCGACCACCGGATAAACCTGACCCTATACAAGCTGGAAATATTCATGACCGGCGAGATAGACGAAATGCTGGACGCGTTGACTTTCGCCAGCCAGGAAGCGGCGTTAAGGGCCCAGGCCGACAAGGAAACGGCAGGGGTCTAA
- a CDS encoding HD domain-containing protein — protein sequence MRAFVHYMVTLSFLTLYGAQVCPFVEGMHPGEWIIILSASLGATFAIRGGLVKHFIESVEFDRRVRRQFILDFGLFLMAGGLLITYNTLAHHFPLASALKMGLGFLTPGFFAALDLALERERMISGQLAASGLSIQVSGERLFPLTTRFALTAVALVTLWSGTLFLVVVKDMEWLVEYERGDNLMMPAMVVLAEIALVGAVALAEAINIIFSYSRNLKLFFTHQNGALSAVTRGELESRVPVSTRDEFGVMGEYTNIMITALKERTREVALTQDVTIHSLASLAETRDNETGAHILRTQRYIKALALRLRDMDGHNHPELLDDGYIELLFKSAPLHDIGKVGVPDAILLKPGKLTDDEFTIMKTHASMGREALLRAEGRLGSNSFLRLAREIAGGHHERWDGKGYPDGQTGERIPLSARLMAVADVYDALISKRVYKEAFTHEKSRGIIMEGRGNHFDPAVIEAFQRAETEFSEIARTYADGH from the coding sequence ATGAGGGCTTTCGTCCATTACATGGTCACGTTGTCTTTTCTTACCCTTTATGGCGCCCAGGTTTGCCCTTTCGTGGAAGGGATGCACCCGGGCGAGTGGATCATTATACTTTCCGCCTCCCTTGGCGCCACTTTCGCCATCCGGGGCGGGCTGGTAAAACATTTCATTGAGTCGGTGGAATTCGACCGGCGTGTCCGCCGCCAGTTCATACTGGACTTTGGGCTGTTCTTGATGGCCGGCGGCCTCCTGATAACGTATAACACCCTTGCTCACCATTTTCCTTTGGCCAGCGCCCTGAAAATGGGATTAGGCTTCCTGACCCCGGGGTTTTTCGCCGCGCTGGACCTGGCGCTGGAGCGGGAAAGGATGATTTCCGGTCAACTGGCCGCCTCTGGCCTTTCCATACAAGTCTCCGGCGAACGGCTTTTTCCTCTCACAACCCGGTTTGCCTTGACCGCCGTGGCGCTGGTTACCCTTTGGTCCGGCACGCTATTCCTCGTGGTGGTGAAAGATATGGAGTGGCTGGTGGAATATGAGCGTGGCGACAACCTCATGATGCCCGCCATGGTGGTGCTGGCGGAAATCGCCCTGGTGGGCGCCGTGGCGCTGGCGGAGGCTATCAACATTATTTTCTCCTATTCCAGGAACCTGAAGCTCTTCTTTACCCATCAGAATGGCGCCCTTTCGGCAGTAACCCGGGGCGAGCTGGAGTCGCGGGTGCCAGTGAGCACCCGGGACGAGTTCGGCGTTATGGGCGAATATACCAATATTATGATAACCGCGCTAAAAGAGCGCACGCGGGAGGTGGCGCTCACCCAGGATGTAACCATACATTCGCTGGCCTCCCTGGCGGAAACCAGGGACAACGAGACAGGCGCCCACATATTACGAACCCAGCGTTATATAAAGGCGCTGGCGCTGAGGTTGCGTGACATGGATGGCCACAATCATCCCGAGTTGCTGGATGATGGTTATATAGAGCTTCTTTTCAAGTCCGCCCCGTTGCACGACATCGGCAAGGTAGGCGTACCCGACGCGATCTTGCTAAAGCCCGGCAAGCTTACGGATGACGAGTTCACCATAATGAAGACCCACGCCAGCATGGGGCGGGAGGCGCTGTTACGGGCGGAGGGGCGTTTGGGCTCCAACTCTTTTTTGCGGCTGGCGCGGGAAATAGCCGGGGGTCACCATGAGCGCTGGGATGGAAAAGGGTATCCCGACGGGCAGACCGGGGAGCGGATACCCCTATCGGCGCGGCTGATGGCCGTGGCCGATGTGTATGACGCTTTGATAAGCAAACGGGTTTACAAGGAGGCGTTCACCCACGAGAAGTCCCGCGGGATAATAATGGAAGGAAGGGGAAACCACTTTGACCCCGCCGTTATAGAGGCTTTCCAGCGGGCCGAAACCGAATTTTCCGAGATAGCCAGGACATACGCCGACGGGCATTAA
- the prmC gene encoding peptide chain release factor N(5)-glutamine methyltransferase has translation METKMEESGGEPKTLLKLLADADGLLRQAGAPTPRLDAEILLCHALGCERAWLFTHMNDVAPEGIAEKYSAMVSRREKREPVAYIRGFKEFYSLTFRVAPEALIPRPETELIIDEAFRLFPAESEINALDIGAGSGAIAVTLAYHRPGWAIDAVDISPGALALACSNALSHEVGRRINFQLSDLYEAIGDKRYNLIVSNPPYIPEESAEVAPDVTKFEPHKALFAGDGGLAIIKRIIKNAPAHLEENGKLILEIGFGQADEVERLVKETGALRILKMTPDYAGITRTVVAEPI, from the coding sequence ATGGAAACGAAGATGGAAGAATCCGGCGGGGAGCCAAAAACCCTATTAAAGCTGTTGGCCGATGCCGATGGCCTGTTGCGCCAGGCTGGCGCGCCCACCCCCAGGCTGGACGCGGAGATATTGCTTTGCCACGCTTTGGGTTGCGAGCGGGCCTGGCTTTTCACACATATGAACGATGTGGCCCCGGAAGGAATAGCGGAGAAATATTCCGCCATGGTCTCCCGTCGGGAGAAACGGGAGCCTGTGGCCTACATCCGGGGTTTCAAGGAATTTTATTCGTTGACGTTCAGGGTGGCTCCCGAGGCGCTCATCCCCCGGCCGGAGACGGAGCTGATAATTGACGAGGCGTTTAGGTTGTTCCCCGCCGAGTCGGAAATAAACGCGCTGGACATAGGCGCAGGCTCCGGAGCCATAGCGGTGACGCTGGCCTATCACAGGCCAGGCTGGGCCATAGACGCCGTGGACATCTCGCCCGGCGCCTTGGCGCTGGCCTGTTCCAACGCCCTTTCGCACGAGGTGGGCAGGAGAATAAATTTCCAACTGTCCGACCTTTATGAAGCCATTGGGGACAAGCGGTACAACCTGATAGTCTCGAACCCCCCATATATTCCCGAAGAGTCGGCGGAGGTGGCTCCGGACGTGACGAAGTTTGAGCCCCATAAGGCGCTTTTCGCAGGGGATGGGGGATTGGCGATAATAAAACGCATAATAAAAAACGCTCCCGCCCATCTGGAGGAAAACGGTAAACTCATCCTCGAGATCGGTTTCGGCCAGGCTGATGAAGTGGAGCGGCTGGTAAAGGAGACCGGAGCCTTGAGGATTTTAAAGATGACTCCCGATTACGCCGGGATTACCCGCACGGTTGTGGCGGAACCTATTTAG
- the murA gene encoding UDP-N-acetylglucosamine 1-carboxyvinyltransferase, translated as MDEIVIEGGRPLKGVVRVSGAKNSALPIFAATLLAPGEFDITNVPDLMDVRTIVKIIREFGAGVEKTGESSYKVNSDNINNHEAPYELVKTMRASCLALGPLLARLGRAKVSLPGGCAIGERPIDQHLKGLAALGAHIDLAHGYVDARLDGRMKGTRITMDLVTVTGVMNIMMAAVFADGQTVIENAAREPEVVALADFLNSMGAHITGAGSPHIVIEGVRELKAMPVRNIADRIEAGTFMTAAAITRGDVMVSGVDPVNVAALSDKLKEAGCQITETGEDINVKGPEVVKPVDVTTAPFPGFPTDMQAQIMALMCVSSGASVITETIFENRFMHVAELRRMGADISVHGHTATVKGIKNLSGAPVMATDLRASASLVVAALAAEGQSVISRVYHLDRGYEHIETKLAGLGATIHRRKGGHV; from the coding sequence ATGGACGAGATAGTAATTGAAGGCGGCAGGCCGTTGAAAGGCGTTGTCCGCGTATCCGGCGCGAAGAACTCCGCGTTACCCATTTTCGCCGCAACCCTGCTTGCGCCGGGTGAGTTTGACATCACCAACGTGCCGGACCTTATGGACGTGCGCACCATAGTGAAGATAATCCGCGAGTTCGGCGCCGGTGTGGAGAAGACCGGCGAGTCTTCCTACAAGGTGAATAGCGACAACATAAACAACCACGAAGCCCCGTACGAACTGGTGAAAACCATGCGCGCCTCGTGCCTGGCGCTGGGGCCCCTGCTGGCGCGGCTGGGCCGGGCGAAAGTGAGCTTGCCGGGAGGGTGCGCCATTGGCGAACGTCCCATAGACCAGCATTTAAAAGGGCTGGCGGCGCTGGGGGCGCATATAGACCTGGCCCATGGATATGTGGACGCCCGGCTGGATGGAAGGATGAAGGGCACACGCATCACCATGGACCTGGTAACCGTCACCGGCGTGATGAACATCATGATGGCCGCAGTGTTCGCTGACGGCCAGACGGTGATTGAAAACGCCGCACGGGAACCGGAAGTGGTGGCGCTGGCGGATTTCCTGAACAGCATGGGAGCCCACATCACGGGGGCGGGTTCGCCTCACATAGTTATAGAAGGCGTAAGGGAGTTGAAAGCCATGCCGGTGAGAAACATAGCTGACCGCATAGAGGCTGGCACATTCATGACCGCCGCCGCCATTACGCGGGGGGATGTTATGGTCTCCGGCGTGGATCCGGTGAATGTGGCGGCCCTTTCCGACAAACTCAAGGAGGCCGGTTGCCAGATCACCGAGACGGGGGAGGACATAAACGTAAAAGGCCCCGAGGTGGTAAAACCTGTCGATGTCACCACTGCGCCGTTCCCAGGGTTCCCCACCGACATGCAGGCGCAGATAATGGCCCTGATGTGCGTATCCAGTGGGGCCTCGGTTATAACCGAGACCATTTTCGAAAACCGTTTCATGCACGTGGCGGAGTTGCGGAGGATGGGGGCGGACATATCCGTTCACGGCCATACTGCCACAGTAAAAGGGATAAAGAACCTATCGGGCGCGCCGGTTATGGCGACGGACCTCCGGGCATCGGCCTCGCTGGTGGTGGCGGCGCTGGCGGCGGAAGGGCAATCGGTTATATCCCGGGTCTATCATCTGGACCGGGGATATGAGCACATCGAGACCAAGCTGGCGGGACTGGGGGCCACCATCCATCGCAGGAAAGGCGGGCACGTATAA